Proteins found in one Armatimonadota bacterium genomic segment:
- a CDS encoding LacI family transcriptional regulator → MMYSLYETFRETFLKEKTMPATIRDIAKRLGISVSTVSYALNGGPRPVPEEVRQRVLEVARELDYRPNRLARSMVTGKTETIAVVPPVVTRNMLRSPYIHAMLSSIADAVGEHGYDILLHTSAAPMSDMELVQSLLSGKVDGILLIAPLSTSQAPQELRQRDVACVVVSARVEGLPCVCADNATGIFAAMDWLYVHGHRRFGFVGGPPAFYDAQQRLLAFRRYLQEHHLPLRREWLAEGDFTARGAMQVAQPMLTLPERPTAVLAANDETAAGVMQVAQELGLRVPDDLSVVGFDDTPFAQVLSPRLSTIRQPLEQMATDAVNMLMAWMEQRERPAEEERIFPTELVLRESTAPAPGFLSQPRGGNIP, encoded by the coding sequence ATGATGTATTCTTTATACGAAACGTTTCGCGAAACGTTTCTCAAGGAGAAAACCATGCCTGCGACCATCCGCGACATCGCGAAAAGGCTGGGCATCTCGGTGTCTACCGTTTCCTATGCGCTGAACGGTGGTCCCCGTCCTGTGCCCGAAGAGGTGCGCCAGCGCGTGCTGGAGGTGGCGCGGGAGCTCGACTACCGCCCCAACCGCCTTGCGCGCTCGATGGTAACAGGTAAAACCGAAACCATCGCCGTCGTGCCGCCGGTAGTGACGCGCAACATGTTGCGTTCCCCCTACATCCACGCGATGCTGTCCAGCATCGCCGATGCGGTCGGTGAGCACGGTTACGATATCCTGCTGCACACCTCCGCCGCCCCAATGAGTGACATGGAACTGGTGCAGTCGTTGCTCAGCGGCAAGGTGGACGGTATCCTGCTGATTGCTCCTTTGAGCACCTCGCAGGCGCCGCAGGAGCTGCGTCAACGCGATGTGGCCTGTGTGGTGGTGTCGGCACGGGTGGAAGGGTTACCGTGTGTGTGCGCAGACAACGCAACGGGCATCTTCGCAGCGATGGACTGGCTTTACGTGCACGGGCATCGCCGGTTCGGCTTTGTGGGGGGTCCCCCCGCATTCTATGATGCCCAGCAGCGTCTGCTTGCCTTCCGCCGGTACCTGCAGGAGCACCATCTGCCTTTGCGCAGAGAGTGGCTTGCGGAAGGGGACTTTACCGCGCGGGGTGCAATGCAGGTAGCACAGCCAATGCTCACCTTACCAGAACGCCCCACAGCGGTTCTGGCGGCGAACGATGAAACAGCGGCGGGCGTCATGCAGGTGGCTCAGGAATTGGGGCTGCGTGTGCCGGACGACCTGTCGGTGGTGGGCTTTGATGACACGCCGTTCGCGCAGGTATTGTCGCCTCGCCTGAGCACGATACGCCAACCTCTGGAGCAGATGGCAACCGACGCAGTTAACATGCTCATGGCGTGGATGGAGCAGCGCGAACGACCTGCTGAAGAGGAACGGATATTCCCGACGGAGCTGGTGTTGCGGGAAAGCACAGCACCGGCTCCCGGTTTCTTATCTCAACCACGAGGAGGCAACATACCATGA